Proteins co-encoded in one Zymomonas mobilis subsp. mobilis ATCC 10988 genomic window:
- a CDS encoding replicative DNA helicase: MVESLKIVPSTPAMPEKDNASLPVNLEAEAALLGALLIDNRLAEDVQVKLRDEHFFDPTHRLIYQLIMRQLDRNQLANPVTIQPLIEKDPGLQAKGGMKYVYNLVVNQASLVGVRDFAAQIYELALLRELVSVGRNMVDNALNTQGIIDPRAQIEEAETALYRVAESGISEGGVKSFYQAAKIAVKAAEMALNSGAHLSGVTTGLESVNAKIGGLHRSDLLILAGRPGMGKTAFATNVAFNAARRYMYDTQNGIPPEETPGAPVAFFSLEMSADQLATRLLAEQSRLSSESLRMGRVSKEEFRNLARAAAELENLPLYIDDTPGLTIAALRTRARRLKRRHNIGLLVVDYLQLLQGSGKANDNRVNEISEISRGLKTLAKELDIPVLALSQLSRAVEQREDKRPQLSDLRESGSIEQDADIVLFVYREEYYLQSREPKRPPEGSDALVDAQIDEEHRKWQQSMEQVYNRAELIVAKQRHGATGKVRLRFESQITRFSDPVDEYNSENDYPA; encoded by the coding sequence ATGGTAGAAAGTCTGAAAATTGTACCTTCAACGCCTGCTATGCCAGAAAAAGACAATGCGTCTCTTCCTGTTAATCTTGAGGCAGAAGCGGCTCTTTTGGGCGCTTTGCTGATTGATAATCGTTTGGCCGAAGATGTTCAGGTCAAATTGAGAGATGAGCATTTTTTTGATCCAACCCACCGTCTGATTTATCAGCTTATTATGCGCCAGTTAGATCGTAATCAGCTGGCTAATCCGGTTACTATTCAGCCTTTGATAGAAAAAGACCCCGGCTTACAAGCCAAGGGAGGCATGAAATACGTCTATAATCTTGTCGTTAATCAAGCCTCTTTGGTCGGGGTGCGTGATTTTGCAGCACAGATTTACGAGCTGGCTTTGTTGCGCGAGCTGGTCAGTGTCGGGCGCAACATGGTCGATAATGCCTTAAATACCCAAGGGATTATTGATCCTCGCGCCCAGATTGAAGAGGCAGAAACAGCGCTTTATCGGGTGGCTGAATCGGGTATTTCCGAAGGCGGTGTTAAGAGTTTTTATCAAGCGGCTAAGATAGCTGTCAAAGCCGCTGAAATGGCTTTAAATTCTGGCGCGCATCTATCCGGTGTGACGACAGGTCTGGAATCCGTCAATGCCAAGATCGGTGGATTGCACCGATCTGATTTGCTGATTTTGGCAGGCCGTCCCGGCATGGGAAAAACGGCTTTTGCAACTAACGTCGCCTTCAATGCTGCTCGTCGCTATATGTATGATACCCAAAACGGCATCCCGCCAGAAGAAACGCCCGGGGCGCCGGTTGCCTTTTTCAGCCTTGAAATGTCGGCAGACCAATTGGCTACCCGTTTGTTGGCAGAGCAATCCCGATTATCCTCGGAATCTTTGCGCATGGGGCGAGTCAGTAAAGAAGAATTTCGTAATCTGGCACGAGCCGCTGCGGAACTTGAAAATTTACCGCTTTATATCGACGATACCCCCGGCCTTACCATTGCCGCCCTTAGAACAAGAGCGCGGCGTTTAAAGCGTCGCCATAATATCGGTTTGTTGGTCGTCGACTATTTGCAGCTCTTGCAGGGGTCGGGCAAAGCCAATGATAACCGCGTTAATGAAATTTCGGAAATTAGCCGTGGTTTGAAAACCCTTGCCAAGGAATTAGATATTCCCGTTTTGGCCTTGTCCCAGCTTTCCCGCGCGGTTGAGCAACGCGAAGATAAACGCCCCCAGCTGTCCGATCTGCGTGAATCCGGTTCTATCGAGCAAGATGCCGATATCGTGTTATTCGTTTATCGTGAAGAATATTATCTCCAGTCTCGTGAGCCTAAAAGGCCGCCAGAAGGGAGTGATGCTTTGGTGGATGCCCAGATTGATGAAGAGCATCGCAAATGGCAGCAATCTATGGAACAGGTTTATAACCGAGCTGAATTGATCGTGGCCAAGCAACGTCACGGGGCGACCGGTAAAGTGCGTTTGCGCTTTGAAAGCCAGATCACGCGCTTTTCTGATCCGGTTGATGAGTATAATTCTGAAAATGATTATCCCGCATAG
- a CDS encoding cytidine deaminase, which yields MSESIDAFEAGNITVKSLMDKARTAARQSYSPYSAFAVGAALLLKDGSVITGTNFENASYGLTLCAETVAVATANTVGHLAHIRAIAICGGKFDEDRFIGHDIIYPCGRCRQVLNEAAEIGHYDIMVYCGSAEGSEIEPHRLSTLLPHSFGPKNLTSPKND from the coding sequence ATGTCCGAATCTATCGATGCGTTTGAAGCTGGCAACATTACCGTGAAATCATTGATGGATAAAGCCCGCACCGCTGCGCGCCAATCCTACTCTCCCTATTCTGCTTTTGCAGTGGGTGCCGCCCTTTTACTCAAAGATGGCAGCGTGATTACCGGCACGAATTTTGAAAATGCCAGCTATGGTCTTACCCTCTGCGCTGAAACGGTTGCGGTTGCAACGGCCAATACAGTGGGTCACCTCGCCCATATCAGAGCAATTGCCATTTGTGGAGGGAAATTCGACGAAGACCGTTTTATCGGCCACGATATCATTTATCCTTGTGGACGTTGCCGTCAGGTTTTAAACGAAGCGGCAGAAATAGGCCATTATGACATAATGGTCTATTGCGGTTCAGCTGAAGGTTCCGAAATCGAACCCCATCGGCTCTCGACTTTATTACCTCATAGCTTTGGGCCCAAAAATCTAACTTCTCCGAAAAACGACTAA
- the dcd gene encoding dCTP deaminase → MSIMADRWIREQAQKHGMIEPFVESQRRGGCISYGLSSYGYDARVADEFKIFTNVNSATVDPKNFDSSSFVDRKTDVCIIPPNSFALARTVEYFRIPKDVLVICLGKSTYARCGIIVNVTPLEPGWEGHVTLEFSNTTPLPAKIYAGEGACQFLFLQGNEPCEVSYSDRSGKYMGQRGVTLPRL, encoded by the coding sequence ATGTCGATCATGGCTGACCGCTGGATACGCGAGCAGGCTCAAAAACACGGAATGATTGAGCCATTTGTTGAAAGCCAGCGTAGAGGCGGCTGTATCAGCTATGGATTATCGTCTTATGGTTATGATGCCCGCGTCGCTGACGAATTTAAAATTTTTACCAACGTCAATTCTGCGACGGTTGATCCGAAAAATTTTGATTCAAGCAGCTTCGTTGATCGTAAAACCGATGTTTGCATCATTCCGCCAAACAGTTTTGCTTTGGCTCGGACAGTCGAATATTTCCGTATTCCCAAAGATGTGTTGGTTATTTGCCTTGGGAAATCGACCTATGCCCGCTGCGGCATTATCGTCAATGTCACGCCGCTTGAACCGGGCTGGGAAGGCCATGTAACGCTAGAATTTTCCAATACCACGCCGCTTCCGGCCAAAATATATGCCGGTGAAGGCGCTTGCCAATTCTTGTTCTTACAAGGCAACGAACCTTGCGAGGTTAGCTATTCTGATCGTTCCGGAAAATATATGGGGCAGCGGGGCGTTACCCTCCCCCGCCTCTAA
- a CDS encoding YbaB/EbfC family nucleoid-associated protein, with translation MDLEQMMKAAQEAAQQLQNQMGEAQAKLDTIDVEGASGGGLVKIKATAKGRITGVEIDETLLVPAEKQMLEDLIVAACNDVKAKADEASNAEMSKMTQGMPLPPGMNLPL, from the coding sequence ATGGATCTCGAACAAATGATGAAGGCAGCGCAAGAAGCTGCCCAGCAATTACAGAACCAAATGGGAGAAGCTCAGGCTAAACTCGACACGATTGATGTCGAAGGTGCTTCTGGCGGAGGTTTGGTCAAAATCAAGGCTACGGCTAAAGGCCGGATTACCGGCGTTGAAATTGACGAAACGCTGCTGGTGCCAGCTGAAAAGCAAATGCTGGAAGATTTGATTGTAGCAGCTTGCAACGATGTTAAAGCTAAGGCTGATGAAGCCAGCAATGCTGAAATGTCTAAAATGACCCAAGGGATGCCTTTACCCCCCGGAATGAATTTACCGCTTTAA
- a CDS encoding DNA polymerase III subunit gamma/tau: MVDSSSLATPYRVLARKYRPQKFSDLIGQDAMVRTLGNAIARDRLAHAFLLTGVRGVGKTSTARLIAKALNCVGKDGHGGMTIDPCGECEACRAIAEGRHIDVVEMDAASHTGVDDIRDIVESVRYASVSARFKVYIIDEVHMLSKSAFNALLKTLEEPPAHVKFLFATTEINKVPITVLSRCQRFDLRRISTATLTDYFSKVVQLEQVEAEEEALAMIAKAAEGSVRDGLSILDQAIAHSSGSILAADVREMLGLSDRGVIKSLLVDLLEGKGDHVLDHVKAQYDLGVEPEALLHGLLQLIHAITRSKMGRPDNLTLHPTEEEIWLAELGKKLSFPVLHRLWQLLLKGHSEVQNAVLPLEAAEMALLRVIHASQLPDPATIIAQLKKQGSVSPNLSPSPEDNRLALPTSSFQDIKAGDVKKNTFKPVNSSGSQEKEALPKNRNDFSKSLQSTEKKDFSPFDDDNNSRVAASGYPVEGNQKFSELPENQPRPSAIPIAPASEAKLKNPHFPPDFKSLTEMLFDNGHALLGHSLEDYGRLIEYNPPRLLLENHSRISGETRQELSLALKNLTGQAWQVEFLQDRKGQPSFREAEIAQKEARQKAILNTPIVQAVLKTFPDAEWVQSSDE; this comes from the coding sequence ATGGTTGATTCTTCCTCTCTGGCAACGCCCTATCGGGTTCTCGCCCGTAAATATCGTCCCCAGAAATTTTCTGATCTGATTGGTCAGGATGCGATGGTGCGGACGTTGGGGAATGCGATTGCCCGCGACCGTTTGGCTCATGCCTTTCTGTTGACGGGAGTCAGAGGCGTTGGAAAGACCTCTACAGCGCGATTGATCGCCAAAGCCTTGAACTGCGTCGGGAAAGACGGCCATGGTGGAATGACGATTGATCCTTGCGGAGAATGCGAGGCCTGTCGCGCTATTGCCGAAGGGCGTCATATTGACGTGGTTGAAATGGATGCCGCATCCCATACTGGGGTAGATGATATCCGCGATATTGTTGAATCTGTGCGCTATGCTTCGGTATCCGCCCGTTTCAAGGTCTATATTATCGACGAAGTCCATATGCTTTCAAAAAGTGCGTTCAACGCATTATTGAAAACATTGGAAGAACCGCCTGCTCATGTAAAATTCTTATTCGCCACGACAGAAATCAATAAAGTGCCGATTACGGTTTTATCCCGTTGCCAGCGTTTTGATTTGCGGCGGATATCCACGGCTACTCTAACGGATTATTTTTCAAAAGTTGTCCAGTTGGAACAAGTGGAAGCCGAAGAAGAAGCTTTGGCTATGATCGCCAAGGCAGCTGAAGGTTCAGTACGTGACGGCCTGTCCATTCTCGATCAGGCAATTGCCCATAGTTCTGGTAGTATTTTAGCGGCCGATGTCCGTGAAATGCTGGGGCTGTCTGATCGCGGTGTTATTAAATCCTTGCTAGTTGATTTGCTGGAAGGAAAAGGCGATCATGTTCTCGATCATGTTAAAGCTCAATATGATCTAGGCGTAGAACCGGAAGCCTTGTTGCATGGCTTGTTACAGCTTATTCATGCCATTACCCGCAGCAAAATGGGGCGGCCTGATAATCTGACCCTTCATCCGACAGAAGAAGAAATTTGGCTGGCTGAATTAGGGAAAAAACTGTCTTTTCCGGTGCTTCATCGTTTGTGGCAGCTTTTATTAAAAGGCCATTCCGAAGTTCAAAACGCAGTTTTACCCTTGGAAGCGGCAGAAATGGCTTTGCTTCGGGTAATTCATGCGAGCCAGCTTCCTGATCCTGCAACGATTATTGCCCAGTTAAAAAAACAGGGAAGCGTTTCGCCGAATTTATCACCTTCACCAGAAGATAACCGATTGGCTCTGCCGACCTCTTCTTTTCAAGACATAAAGGCGGGCGACGTAAAAAAAAACACTTTTAAACCGGTAAACTCGTCGGGATCTCAGGAAAAAGAAGCCTTACCGAAAAACAGGAATGATTTTTCAAAATCGTTGCAATCGACTGAAAAAAAAGATTTTTCTCCTTTCGATGACGATAATAATAGCCGGGTGGCGGCCAGTGGTTATCCTGTCGAAGGTAATCAGAAATTTTCTGAATTACCGGAAAACCAGCCAAGGCCATCGGCTATACCGATAGCACCAGCGAGCGAGGCAAAGCTTAAGAATCCTCATTTTCCGCCAGATTTTAAATCACTGACAGAAATGCTTTTCGATAATGGTCATGCCTTGCTTGGGCATAGCTTGGAAGATTATGGGCGGCTGATCGAATATAATCCGCCTCGATTGCTGTTGGAAAATCATAGCCGCATATCTGGTGAAACCCGCCAAGAATTATCCTTGGCTCTAAAAAATTTGACAGGACAGGCGTGGCAGGTTGAATTTTTACAGGATCGGAAAGGGCAGCCAAGCTTTCGGGAAGCCGAAATAGCCCAAAAAGAAGCCCGTCAAAAAGCGATTTTGAATACGCCCATTGTCCAAGCGGTCTTGAAGACATTTCCTGATGCCGAATGGGTGCAGTCATCTGATGAATAG
- a CDS encoding 2Fe-2S iron-sulfur cluster-binding protein translates to MSVTVLFIDQQQKKITCQAEKGDKLLDVIHKAGLPIEGTCEGALTCATCHVVIEADNFRQLEAASDIEEDMLDLAFDVEPTSRLACQVYLPDCQHFTVYFPQDF, encoded by the coding sequence ATGTCTGTAACTGTCTTGTTCATTGATCAGCAGCAGAAAAAAATCACCTGCCAAGCCGAAAAGGGTGATAAATTATTGGATGTTATCCATAAAGCCGGTCTGCCGATTGAAGGCACTTGTGAGGGTGCCTTAACCTGTGCAACTTGCCATGTCGTGATAGAGGCTGACAATTTTCGCCAGCTTGAGGCCGCTTCGGATATTGAAGAAGATATGTTGGATTTGGCTTTTGATGTGGAGCCGACTTCTCGCTTGGCTTGTCAAGTTTATTTGCCGGATTGCCAGCATTTTACGGTCTATTTCCCACAAGATTTCTAA
- a CDS encoding cysteine desulfurase family protein, which yields MIYLDYQATTPMAPEAKAAMLPWLDGGANPHSPHRIGKKAAAAVAIAKDQITALIPESEAGNLVFTSGATEALNMAIKGLWFSGKNTRRKIVTLATEHAATLDSLGYLARLGAEIVLLPVHSDGLVDLEKAAAAIDDKTALVTAMFVNNEIGVIQPIAELAKLARQVGAYFLLDAVQGYGRLALPEGCDMIALSGHKIHAPIGVGALWFKKDITLTPLLHGGHQQEGFRSGTLSPALSAAFGAAAALAQQQQAKDQSHVAALFALAKAEMPDWIINGSEDQRWLGNFNIHQEGIDSSRLISDARQVAFSAGSACSSGDGRPSHVLKALGLSQKAVRGSIRIGFGRYTTEEELLSGLGYIREAAEKQRRFLS from the coding sequence ATGATTTACCTAGACTATCAAGCCACGACCCCCATGGCACCCGAAGCCAAAGCAGCGATGCTGCCTTGGCTGGATGGTGGCGCTAATCCGCATTCTCCCCATCGGATAGGAAAAAAAGCGGCTGCGGCCGTTGCCATCGCTAAAGACCAGATCACCGCTTTGATACCCGAAAGCGAGGCAGGGAATCTGGTTTTTACGTCGGGTGCAACCGAAGCCCTTAACATGGCGATAAAGGGGTTGTGGTTTTCTGGGAAAAATACCCGCCGTAAAATTGTGACATTGGCAACTGAACATGCCGCGACATTAGATAGCCTAGGCTATTTAGCCCGTTTGGGTGCAGAGATTGTGCTTTTGCCTGTTCATTCTGATGGCTTGGTTGATCTGGAAAAGGCTGCGGCTGCGATTGATGACAAGACCGCCCTTGTGACGGCGATGTTCGTCAATAATGAAATCGGCGTTATTCAGCCTATCGCCGAATTAGCAAAATTAGCCCGTCAGGTTGGGGCGTATTTCCTGTTGGATGCTGTCCAAGGCTATGGGCGTTTAGCCTTGCCAGAGGGCTGTGACATGATCGCTTTGTCAGGCCACAAAATTCATGCACCGATAGGTGTCGGGGCATTATGGTTTAAAAAAGATATTACTTTAACGCCTCTTTTACATGGCGGGCATCAGCAAGAAGGATTCCGCTCTGGAACTCTTAGTCCGGCTTTGTCTGCGGCCTTTGGTGCTGCCGCCGCTTTGGCGCAGCAACAACAGGCAAAAGATCAAAGCCATGTGGCGGCTTTATTCGCTTTAGCTAAAGCAGAAATGCCAGATTGGATCATCAATGGCTCGGAAGATCAGCGTTGGCTCGGTAATTTTAACATTCATCAAGAAGGTATCGATTCCAGCCGCCTGATAAGTGATGCCCGCCAAGTGGCTTTTTCGGCGGGTTCGGCTTGTTCAAGTGGCGATGGTCGCCCCAGCCATGTTTTAAAAGCCTTGGGGTTGTCTCAAAAAGCGGTGAGGGGAAGCATCCGTATCGGTTTCGGTCGATATACAACGGAAGAAGAACTACTTTCCGGCTTGGGATATATTAGAGAAGCTGCGGAAAAACAGCGGCGTTTTTTGAGTTAA